A part of Limihaloglobus sulfuriphilus genomic DNA contains:
- a CDS encoding RHS repeat-associated core domain-containing protein, whose product MYYYNDKAQVTQEVDSSYAFTRWHMYGSYIDEIFVSGDGTNYEFFFRDHLYSVAAVASSTAAFAVTERVEYSSYGDPKIFAAGADGNFYTADDVTSSASGFGNEYTFTGRRLDTLDSGNLQIMYYRNRYYSPEIGRFLQKDPHGINPDGNWNNPYSPRKQYRDGLGSYAYCKNQPGRN is encoded by the coding sequence ATGTACTACTATAACGACAAAGCCCAGGTAACGCAGGAAGTTGATTCATCTTACGCCTTTACGCGTTGGCACATGTACGGCAGCTATATCGATGAGATATTCGTTTCAGGCGACGGTACAAACTATGAGTTCTTCTTCCGTGACCACCTGTATTCAGTTGCGGCAGTTGCAAGCAGCACTGCGGCATTCGCCGTTACTGAACGGGTTGAATACAGCTCCTACGGCGATCCGAAGATTTTTGCGGCAGGTGCAGATGGGAATTTCTACACGGCAGACGATGTGACAAGCTCCGCTTCCGGCTTCGGCAATGAATACACCTTCACCGGCAGGCGGCTCGACACGCTCGATTCCGGCAATCTCCAGATCATGTACTACCGCAACCGCTATTACTCCCCCGAAATAGGAAGATTCCTGCAAAAAGACCCACACGGCATCAACCCCGACGGCAACTGGAATAACCCCTATTCGCCGCGAAAGCAGTATCGGGATGGGTTGGGGTCATACGCCTATTGTAAGAATCAACCAGGAAGGAATTAA
- a CDS encoding HAD family hydrolase, translating into MKDSKTDIEAVIFDLGRVLVDIDTSRGIFRFFSELLAGDDGLLMHKLMHHKVIREYNTGRLTPNEFYKKVRGEFSLDLDFDTFSGLWCDIFLPMQGMEGLVYDLKNKTALGLLSDTDPLHWNHLRSTYPHVAAIDKPTLSYEIGFGKPEKQCYLAAAANVGKPPEKCLFIDDLPANVEGAIATGMKSVQFQSAEQIRRVLEDYRIL; encoded by the coding sequence ATGAAAGACAGCAAAACAGACATTGAGGCGGTTATTTTTGACCTTGGCAGGGTGCTGGTAGATATCGATACCAGCCGTGGGATATTTCGTTTTTTCAGTGAACTGCTCGCCGGCGATGACGGGCTCTTGATGCATAAACTTATGCACCATAAAGTTATAAGGGAATATAATACAGGCCGGCTTACTCCGAATGAGTTCTATAAGAAAGTACGCGGCGAGTTTTCGCTTGATCTGGATTTTGATACTTTCAGCGGTTTGTGGTGCGATATTTTTCTGCCTATGCAGGGGATGGAGGGGCTTGTTTATGACTTAAAAAACAAAACCGCTCTCGGGCTCCTCTCTGACACAGACCCTTTGCACTGGAACCACCTACGGAGCACATACCCGCATGTGGCGGCGATAGATAAGCCCACTCTCAGCTATGAAATCGGTTTCGGCAAACCGGAGAAACAGTGCTATCTCGCCGCGGCCGCCAATGTCGGCAAACCGCCTGAAAAGTGTTTGTTTATCGACGACCTGCCGGCAAACGTTGAGGGTGCAATAGCAACCGGCATGAAATCTGTTCAGTTTCAGTCAGCCGAGCAAATACGCCGCGTACTTGAAGATTACAGGATACTCTAA